In the Streptomyces formicae genome, one interval contains:
- the snpA gene encoding snapalysin, with the protein MNRTRTGVLAALGTAALVATLTAPAAFAAPAPTAEKAAPTFRTSTYAPSASSAEDQAANQRFFEAVMKSALKKQAAKPGIQAVTVTYNTGRAPSFRSQIAQSTQIWNSSVSNVKLQETTSGGDFQYREGNDSRGSYASTDGRGHGYIFLDYRQNQQYNSTRVTAHETGHVLGLPDHYSGPCSELMSGGGPGTSCTNAYPNAQERQRVNSIWARGIAVLKDEGALTKVR; encoded by the coding sequence ATGAACAGAACCAGAACCGGCGTCCTCGCGGCCCTCGGCACGGCGGCGCTCGTCGCCACCCTGACCGCCCCCGCGGCGTTCGCGGCCCCGGCCCCCACCGCCGAGAAGGCAGCGCCGACGTTCCGCACCTCGACGTACGCCCCTTCGGCGTCCTCGGCCGAGGACCAGGCGGCCAACCAGCGGTTCTTCGAGGCCGTCATGAAGTCGGCCCTGAAGAAGCAGGCCGCCAAGCCCGGCATCCAGGCCGTCACCGTCACCTACAACACCGGCCGGGCGCCCAGCTTCCGCAGCCAGATAGCCCAGAGCACGCAGATCTGGAACTCCTCCGTCAGCAACGTGAAGCTCCAGGAGACCACGTCGGGCGGCGACTTCCAGTACCGCGAGGGCAATGACTCCCGCGGCTCGTACGCCTCCACCGACGGGCGCGGCCACGGCTACATCTTCCTGGACTACCGGCAGAACCAGCAGTACAACTCCACCCGCGTGACGGCCCACGAGACGGGCCACGTGCTCGGCCTGCCCGACCACTACTCGGGCCCGTGCAGCGAACTGATGTCGGGCGGCGGCCCCGGCACGTCCTGCACCAACGCCTACCCCAACGCCCAGGAGCGGCAGCGGGTCAACAGCATCTGGGCCCGCGGCATCGCCGTGCTCAAGGACGAGGGCGCGCTGACCAAGGTCCGCTGA